A window of Haliscomenobacter hydrossis DSM 1100 contains these coding sequences:
- a CDS encoding SGNH/GDSL hydrolase family protein has product MQNKSAWSALFSTSMVFLLAWACQGQDPDSLRYLALGDSYTIGTSVEPAERFPMQLAKSLQQRGVAIQKPKIVARVGWSTDQLAAAMDRENLEGSTWDVVTLLIGVNNQYRGGALAQYKIEFEALLKRAIKLAGNDKKKVIVLSIPDYGVTPFGQRFQAGRISREIDEFNAANRKIAEAQEVAYLDITPISREALKNKALIADDQLHPSGKMYARWVEQLLSFFPEK; this is encoded by the coding sequence ATGCAAAACAAATCCGCGTGGAGTGCGCTTTTTTCGACCAGTATGGTATTCCTCTTGGCTTGGGCCTGCCAGGGCCAAGACCCCGACTCCCTTCGTTACCTCGCCCTTGGCGACTCCTACACCATCGGCACCAGTGTGGAACCCGCCGAACGTTTCCCGATGCAACTGGCCAAATCGCTGCAACAACGTGGGGTAGCCATCCAAAAGCCCAAAATTGTGGCCCGCGTAGGTTGGTCTACCGATCAACTGGCCGCGGCGATGGATCGGGAAAACCTCGAAGGCAGTACCTGGGATGTGGTGACCTTATTGATTGGGGTCAACAACCAGTACCGGGGTGGAGCTTTGGCGCAATACAAAATTGAATTTGAGGCCCTACTCAAACGGGCCATCAAGCTGGCGGGCAACGACAAAAAAAAGGTCATTGTGCTTTCGATCCCAGATTACGGCGTGACACCCTTTGGTCAACGCTTCCAGGCGGGGCGCATCAGCCGGGAAATAGACGAGTTCAATGCGGCCAATCGCAAGATTGCCGAAGCGCAAGAGGTGGCTTACCTGGACATTACGCCCATCTCCCGCGAAGCCCTTAAAAACAAGGCCCTGATCGCCGATGACCAGTTGCATCCATCCGGGAAAATGTATGCCCGCTGGGTGGAGCAGCTACTCAGTTTTTTTCCCGAAAAATGA